Proteins encoded within one genomic window of Actinoplanes octamycinicus:
- a CDS encoding TIGR03085 family metal-binding protein, with the protein MNEYARRERQLLADLLLREGPDAPTLCTGWTTRDLAAHLVVRDRRPDASAGILIPALAAYGERIRLAKAAQAYPELIGEVRQPPVWSPVSNPLTDGLANTMEFFIHHEDVRRAGPQWEPRPLEAGQQAALWRSVKLTCRVALRRLGVPAEVAADGFPPLRTGDHPQVRIAGDAGELALFFSGRQRVARVRIDGDPAVADRLRGAKLGF; encoded by the coding sequence ATGAACGAGTACGCCCGCCGGGAGCGCCAGCTGCTCGCCGACCTGCTGCTGCGCGAAGGACCGGACGCGCCGACCCTCTGCACCGGATGGACCACCCGGGACCTGGCCGCCCACCTGGTGGTCCGGGACCGCCGGCCGGACGCCTCGGCCGGCATCCTGATCCCCGCCCTGGCCGCCTACGGCGAGCGGATCCGGCTGGCCAAGGCCGCGCAGGCCTACCCGGAGCTGATCGGCGAGGTGCGCCAGCCGCCGGTCTGGAGCCCGGTCAGCAACCCGCTGACCGACGGGCTGGCCAACACCATGGAGTTCTTCATCCACCACGAGGACGTGCGCCGGGCCGGGCCGCAGTGGGAGCCGCGCCCGCTGGAGGCCGGGCAGCAGGCCGCACTCTGGCGCAGCGTCAAGCTCACCTGCCGGGTCGCGCTGCGCCGGCTGGGTGTGCCGGCCGAGGTGGCCGCGGACGGCTTCCCGCCGCTGCGCACCGGGGACCATCCGCAGGTCCGGATCGCCGGCGACGCCGGTGAGCTGGCGCTCTTCTTCTCCGGCCGGCAGCGGGTCGCCCGGGTGCGGATCGACGGTGACCCGGCGGTGGCCGACCGGCTCCGCGGGGCGAAGCTCGGCTTCTAG
- a CDS encoding carbohydrate kinase family protein, with translation MTFLVIGGTGIDTVVPVADLPVLGADSARPRGPIEDHVSHTGTCVALGLRALGERVRVIDTVGDDDPGRRVTAAFRDWDIPLVAAPAPAGTRRAVNLMSPDGRRLSLYDGRDVPDYRLPERYYQPLPAGVRHVHVTIMDWARHLLPGLRAAGVTISTDLHDWDGANPYHLDFAKQADLVFVSGVQLAGRVPADRVVVTHGAGGADLITPAGVTHVDAADPGAPIVDTNGAGDAFAAAFLAAWTAGKSDGDCLADGAIAGAFACTRPVGADSFITRDELVRRRHR, from the coding sequence ATGACGTTTCTGGTGATCGGCGGGACCGGGATCGACACGGTGGTACCGGTGGCGGACCTTCCGGTGCTCGGCGCCGACTCGGCGCGGCCGCGCGGGCCGATCGAGGACCACGTCTCGCACACCGGCACGTGCGTCGCCCTCGGGCTGCGCGCGCTCGGTGAGCGGGTGCGGGTGATCGACACGGTGGGTGACGACGATCCGGGGCGGCGGGTGACCGCGGCCTTCCGGGACTGGGACATCCCGCTGGTGGCGGCGCCGGCGCCGGCCGGGACCCGGCGGGCGGTCAACCTGATGAGCCCGGACGGGCGGCGGCTCTCCCTTTACGACGGGCGGGACGTCCCGGACTACCGGCTGCCGGAGCGGTACTACCAGCCGCTGCCGGCCGGGGTCCGGCACGTGCACGTGACGATCATGGACTGGGCCCGGCACCTGCTGCCCGGGTTGCGGGCGGCCGGGGTGACGATCTCCACCGACCTGCACGACTGGGACGGGGCGAACCCGTACCACCTGGACTTCGCGAAGCAGGCCGACCTGGTCTTCGTCAGCGGGGTGCAGCTGGCCGGCCGGGTGCCGGCCGACCGGGTGGTGGTCACCCACGGCGCCGGCGGGGCGGACCTGATCACCCCGGCCGGGGTGACCCACGTGGACGCGGCCGACCCGGGCGCGCCGATCGTGGACACCAACGGGGCCGGGGACGCGTTCGCCGCCGCCTTCCTGGCCGCCTGGACGGCGGGGAAGAGCGACGGCGACTGCCTGGCGGACGGGGCGATCGCCGGAGCGTTCGCCTGCACCCGGCCGGTCGGGGCGGACTCCTTCATCACCCGGGACGAGCTCGTCAGGCGGCGCCACCGCTGA
- a CDS encoding AMP-dependent synthetase/ligase: MALEVPYRSIPDMLFQRVAKTPDAQAFAGPTADDTGMDWLTWRQVGERTKAIAAGLRELGVGLEDRVAILSSTRLEWILADLGINVAGAAATTVYPTTEPEDTAFIVSDSGSKVLIAENPKQAMKLAGAETSLTKVVLIEGPADAGATPPQITLTELEELGAAALRREPGMIDEVIAQLTPEHIATLIYTSGTTGRPKGVELLHRGWTWEGVAQNDLGLFSPQDLHYLWLPMSHAFGKTLLCGILHVGVPTYVDGRVDKLIDKLAVIRPTLMCAPPRIFEKVYNKTVTSGLAGSGLKPKIFSWAVATGKKKVALEQAGQPVPAGLKAQYAIAEKLVFSKLQAKLGGNLRVLVSGSAALSRDIAEFFAAANLPILEGYGMTEASAANFVNRRGRLKIGTVGEAIGDLEVRLDTDGEVLLRGAPVMRGYHNLPEATKEAFTEDGFLRTGDIGELDAEGFLKITDRKKDLVKTSGGKFIAPSAIEGAFKAVCPYTSQAIVIGQSRNFVTMLIALDEEAIVAWAAGGPLAGKSYAEIVASPEAHALVEGYLAELNGKLNRWETIKKFSILPRDLSIEAGEVTPSMKIKRRSVEANFAAQIDEMYKGSLAQI; the protein is encoded by the coding sequence ATGGCTCTCGAGGTTCCCTACCGGTCGATCCCGGACATGCTCTTCCAGCGCGTGGCGAAGACCCCGGACGCACAGGCGTTCGCCGGTCCGACCGCGGACGACACCGGGATGGACTGGCTGACCTGGCGACAGGTCGGCGAGCGCACCAAGGCCATCGCGGCCGGTCTGCGCGAGCTCGGCGTCGGGCTGGAGGACCGGGTCGCGATCCTGTCCAGCACCCGGCTCGAGTGGATCCTCGCCGACCTCGGCATCAACGTGGCCGGCGCGGCGGCCACCACGGTCTACCCGACCACCGAGCCGGAGGACACCGCGTTCATCGTCTCCGACTCCGGGTCGAAGGTGCTGATCGCGGAGAACCCGAAGCAGGCGATGAAGCTCGCCGGCGCGGAGACCAGCCTGACCAAGGTGGTGCTGATCGAGGGCCCGGCCGACGCCGGCGCCACCCCGCCGCAGATCACCCTGACCGAGCTGGAGGAGCTCGGCGCGGCCGCGCTGCGCCGCGAGCCCGGCATGATCGACGAGGTGATCGCCCAGCTGACGCCGGAGCACATCGCCACCCTGATCTACACCTCCGGCACCACCGGCCGGCCCAAGGGCGTCGAGCTGCTGCACCGCGGCTGGACCTGGGAGGGCGTCGCGCAGAACGACCTGGGCCTGTTCTCCCCGCAGGACCTGCACTACCTCTGGCTGCCGATGTCGCACGCGTTCGGCAAGACGCTGCTCTGCGGCATCCTGCACGTCGGCGTCCCGACCTACGTCGACGGCCGGGTGGACAAGCTGATCGACAAGCTCGCGGTGATCCGGCCGACGCTGATGTGCGCTCCGCCCCGGATCTTCGAGAAGGTCTACAACAAGACCGTCACCAGCGGCCTGGCCGGCTCCGGCCTGAAGCCGAAGATCTTCTCCTGGGCAGTCGCCACCGGCAAGAAGAAGGTCGCGCTGGAGCAGGCCGGCCAGCCGGTCCCGGCCGGCCTCAAGGCGCAGTACGCGATCGCCGAGAAACTGGTCTTCAGCAAGCTGCAGGCCAAGCTGGGCGGCAACCTGCGGGTGCTGGTCAGCGGTTCGGCCGCGCTCAGCCGGGACATCGCCGAGTTCTTCGCCGCGGCCAACCTGCCGATCCTGGAGGGCTACGGCATGACCGAGGCCTCCGCGGCGAACTTCGTGAACCGCCGCGGCCGTCTCAAGATCGGCACGGTCGGCGAGGCGATCGGCGACCTGGAGGTCCGCCTCGACACCGACGGCGAGGTGCTGCTGCGCGGCGCCCCGGTGATGCGCGGCTACCACAACCTGCCGGAGGCCACCAAGGAAGCGTTCACCGAGGACGGCTTCCTGCGCACCGGCGACATCGGCGAGCTCGACGCCGAGGGCTTCCTGAAGATCACCGACCGCAAGAAGGACCTGGTCAAGACGTCCGGCGGCAAGTTCATCGCGCCGAGCGCGATCGAGGGCGCGTTCAAGGCGGTGTGCCCCTACACCTCGCAGGCGATCGTTATCGGCCAGTCCCGCAACTTCGTCACCATGCTGATCGCGCTGGACGAGGAGGCGATCGTGGCGTGGGCCGCCGGCGGTCCGCTGGCCGGCAAGAGCTATGCCGAGATCGTCGCCTCACCGGAGGCGCACGCCCTGGTCGAGGGCTACCTCGCGGAGCTGAACGGCAAGCTCAACCGGTGGGAGACGATCAAGAAGTTCAGCATCCTGCCGCGCGACCTGAGCATCGAGGCGGGCGAGGTGACCCCGTCCATGAAGATCAAGCGCCGCAGCGTCGAGGCGAACTTCGCCGCCCAGATCGACGAGATGTACAAGGGCAGTCTCGCGCAGATCTGA
- a CDS encoding APC family permease — translation MTARLSVAQGAALSIGAVLGTGLISMPALAAEAAGPAALVAWLALILLSAPLAWTFAALGARFPDGGGVATYAGMAFGRRAAAAVGWCFYFAVPLGAPVAAAFTGGYVADATGGGKVTEFLTFLGVVGTGYAMNWYGLRISGRVQLVLTGTLATLLVITVLAALPHLDLGNLTPFAPHGWSGIGAAAAILVWGFAGWEALSSLSAEYRNPRRDVPRATLVAVAVVGVLYLAVAAVSVLALGPALAGSRAPLADLLAIGLGGPVRALTAVIAVVLTLGAVNAYYAGASRLGVALARDGALPARVFGGRRRSLSFLFVTSVGCALLPIALRTSALLVTGCFTLVYVLGTAAALRLLPRGWSRVVAGVAFVAVCGLLWLNGWPALLSLVFAGGALIYQVLQPRREVGQALVDQQRVDGAETEDQAGAVAAVLE, via the coding sequence ATGACCGCACGACTCTCGGTCGCCCAGGGCGCCGCGCTCTCCATCGGCGCCGTCCTGGGCACCGGACTGATCTCCATGCCGGCGCTGGCCGCCGAGGCCGCCGGCCCGGCCGCGCTCGTCGCCTGGCTCGCCCTGATCCTCCTCTCCGCGCCGCTGGCCTGGACGTTCGCCGCGCTCGGCGCGCGGTTCCCGGACGGCGGCGGGGTGGCGACGTACGCCGGGATGGCCTTCGGCCGGCGGGCCGCGGCCGCGGTCGGCTGGTGCTTCTACTTCGCGGTCCCGCTCGGCGCGCCGGTCGCCGCGGCGTTCACCGGCGGCTATGTGGCCGACGCCACCGGCGGCGGCAAGGTGACCGAGTTCCTCACCTTCCTCGGCGTGGTCGGCACCGGGTACGCGATGAACTGGTACGGCCTGCGCATCTCCGGCCGGGTCCAGCTGGTGCTCACCGGCACCCTGGCCACCCTGCTGGTGATCACCGTGCTGGCCGCGCTGCCGCACCTGGACCTCGGCAACCTGACCCCGTTCGCGCCGCACGGCTGGTCCGGGATCGGCGCCGCCGCGGCCATCCTGGTCTGGGGGTTCGCCGGCTGGGAGGCACTCTCCTCGCTCTCCGCGGAGTACCGGAACCCGCGCCGGGACGTGCCCCGGGCCACGCTCGTCGCGGTCGCCGTGGTCGGCGTGCTCTACCTGGCGGTGGCCGCGGTCAGCGTGCTCGCCCTCGGCCCGGCGCTGGCCGGCAGCCGGGCGCCGCTCGCCGACCTGCTCGCGATCGGGCTCGGCGGGCCGGTCCGGGCGCTGACCGCGGTGATCGCGGTGGTGCTGACGCTGGGCGCGGTGAACGCGTACTACGCCGGGGCGAGCCGGCTCGGGGTGGCGCTGGCCCGGGACGGCGCGCTGCCGGCCCGGGTGTTCGGGGGCCGGCGCCGCTCCCTCAGCTTCCTCTTCGTCACCAGCGTCGGGTGCGCGCTGCTGCCGATCGCGCTGCGCACCTCGGCGCTGCTGGTGACCGGGTGCTTCACGCTGGTCTACGTGCTGGGCACGGCGGCGGCGCTGCGGTTGCTGCCGCGTGGGTGGTCGCGGGTGGTGGCCGGGGTGGCGTTCGTGGCGGTGTGCGGGCTGCTCTGGCTGAACGGGTGGCCGGCGCTGCTCAGCCTGGTGTTCGCCGGCGGGGCGCTGATCTACCAGGTGCTACAGCCGCGCCGCGAGGTCGGCCAGGCCCTCGTCGATCAGCAGCGGGTCGACGGCGCCGAAACCGAGGACCAGGCCGGGGCGGTCGCCGCCGTACTGGAGTAG
- the yczR gene encoding MocR-like transcription factor YczR, with product MTTSVRGDQLARLLGRWHSLPGRHRSPDYAALAASVRGLLSDGRLALGVRLPAERELAEALAVSRTTVSAAYRALRETGHLTSRRGAGSWTTLPNGHRVATSGLWTANDDLDMIDMGVAASAAPVELVPAARAAADDLPRYLGSAGYHPTGLAELRAAVADSYTARGVPTSAEQILITSGTQQALDLVLRLSVPAGAPVLVETPTYPNALAALSARRARISTHGLDTATGWDGEMLLGALRQTRPRLAYVIPEFHNPTGHLMPAELRERMVAAAHAGGTDLVVDESFVDLPLDDPAMPPPVAMFDRHSRVMSIGGMSKPYWGGLRIGWVRASAPMVQRLAAIRVGVDMASPVLEQLVAVHLLGQAATIVEARRAQLRFRRDALVTALREQLPEWRFFVPGGGVTLWVEMDGPISSALSRAAEDVGVRLAPGPRFGLDGTLERFLRLPFTLAADDLVEAVRRIASVRHDLDRTARPTWRTPAVIA from the coding sequence ATGACAACGTCGGTGCGTGGGGACCAATTGGCCCGTTTGCTGGGCCGGTGGCACTCTTTGCCGGGCCGGCACCGGAGCCCGGACTACGCGGCGCTGGCCGCCTCGGTGCGCGGCCTGCTCTCCGACGGGCGGCTCGCGCTGGGGGTGCGGCTGCCCGCCGAGCGGGAGCTGGCCGAGGCGCTCGCGGTGAGCCGGACCACGGTCTCCGCGGCCTACCGGGCGCTGCGCGAGACCGGCCACCTGACCAGCCGACGCGGCGCCGGCAGCTGGACCACGTTGCCGAACGGGCACCGGGTGGCCACCTCCGGCCTGTGGACCGCGAACGACGACCTCGACATGATCGACATGGGGGTGGCCGCCTCGGCCGCCCCGGTCGAGCTGGTGCCGGCCGCCCGGGCCGCCGCCGACGACCTGCCGCGCTACCTGGGCAGCGCCGGCTACCACCCGACCGGGCTGGCCGAGCTGCGCGCCGCGGTCGCGGACAGCTACACGGCCCGTGGGGTGCCCACCTCGGCCGAGCAGATCCTGATCACCAGCGGCACCCAGCAGGCGCTCGACCTGGTGCTCCGGCTCTCCGTGCCGGCCGGCGCGCCGGTCCTGGTGGAGACCCCGACCTATCCGAACGCGCTGGCCGCGCTCTCCGCCCGGCGCGCCCGGATCAGCACGCACGGGCTGGACACCGCGACCGGCTGGGACGGCGAAATGCTGCTCGGCGCGCTCCGGCAGACCCGGCCGCGGCTGGCTTACGTGATCCCTGAGTTCCACAACCCGACCGGCCACCTGATGCCGGCCGAGCTGCGCGAGCGGATGGTGGCCGCGGCGCACGCCGGCGGGACCGACCTGGTGGTCGACGAGTCGTTCGTGGACCTGCCGCTGGACGATCCGGCGATGCCGCCGCCGGTCGCGATGTTCGACCGGCACTCCCGGGTGATGTCGATCGGCGGGATGAGCAAGCCGTACTGGGGCGGGCTGCGGATCGGCTGGGTGCGCGCGTCGGCCCCGATGGTGCAGCGGCTGGCCGCGATCCGGGTCGGCGTGGACATGGCCAGCCCGGTGCTGGAGCAGCTGGTCGCGGTGCACCTGCTCGGGCAGGCGGCGACGATCGTCGAGGCGCGCCGGGCGCAGCTGCGGTTCCGGCGGGACGCGCTGGTCACCGCGTTGCGCGAGCAGTTGCCGGAGTGGCGGTTCTTCGTGCCGGGCGGCGGCGTGACGCTCTGGGTGGAGATGGACGGCCCGATCTCCAGCGCGCTGTCCCGGGCCGCCGAGGACGTCGGGGTGCGCCTCGCCCCGGGCCCGCGCTTCGGCCTGGACGGCACCTTGGAGCGGTTCCTCCGCCTGCCGTTCACGCTGGCCGCGGACGACCTGGTCGAAGCGGTCCGCCGGATCGCCTCGGTCCGCCACGACCTGGACCGCACCGCCCGTCCCACCTGGCGCACCCCCGCCGTGATCGCTTAG
- the pdxR gene encoding MocR-like pyridoxine biosynthesis transcription factor PdxR: MDLVIDGHTTAAVYKALRAAIAEGRLPAGHRLPASRALAADLGVSRGSVAGAYERLVAEGHLTARVGAGTFVAAARTPRQPPRSVPDPLRPRAGWSFEPLPTSGTEDPPRYDFRVGIPDASLFPFDTWRRMVGAELRLRANGPGTYPDPYGHPALRAAIARYLGYARAVRATADDVLVTNGAQHAFDLIGRVLLRPGDVVAMEDPGYPPARDLFTSLGARVVGVPVDADGLVVDALPAQARLVYVTPSHQFPLGAVLSLDRRQQLLDWARRRQSAIVEDDYDSEFRFGSRPLEPLRAMDRYGRVLYVGTFAKSMLPTIRTGFVLTPPGLRPALAAARQLGDGHGQVAMQAALARFIDEGQLARHVRRARREYAARHARIVATLSKFRQLTVLPSAAGLHVTALFSSDVPENSETENLLQYGGDRPGLVLGFGAVDPLLIDEGLADLAARL, translated from the coding sequence GTGGATCTGGTCATCGACGGGCACACCACCGCGGCGGTGTACAAGGCGCTGCGCGCGGCCATCGCGGAGGGGCGGCTGCCGGCCGGGCACCGCTTGCCGGCCAGCCGGGCGCTCGCCGCCGACCTGGGCGTCTCCCGGGGCAGCGTGGCCGGCGCGTACGAGCGGCTGGTCGCCGAGGGGCACCTGACCGCACGGGTCGGCGCCGGCACCTTCGTGGCCGCGGCGCGGACGCCGCGCCAGCCGCCGCGGTCGGTCCCGGACCCGCTCCGGCCGCGCGCCGGGTGGTCCTTCGAGCCGCTGCCGACCAGCGGCACCGAGGACCCGCCGCGGTACGACTTCCGGGTCGGCATCCCGGACGCGTCGCTGTTCCCGTTCGACACCTGGCGCCGGATGGTCGGCGCGGAGCTGCGGCTGCGCGCCAACGGGCCGGGGACCTACCCCGATCCGTACGGCCACCCGGCCCTGCGCGCCGCGATCGCCCGCTACCTCGGCTACGCCCGGGCGGTCCGGGCCACCGCCGACGACGTGCTCGTCACCAACGGCGCCCAGCACGCGTTCGACCTGATCGGCCGGGTGCTGCTGCGGCCCGGCGACGTGGTGGCGATGGAGGATCCGGGCTATCCGCCGGCCCGGGACCTGTTCACCTCGCTGGGCGCCCGGGTGGTCGGCGTGCCGGTGGACGCGGACGGGCTGGTGGTGGACGCGCTGCCGGCGCAGGCCCGGCTCGTCTACGTGACGCCGTCGCACCAGTTCCCGCTGGGCGCGGTGCTCAGCCTGGACCGCCGGCAGCAGCTGCTGGACTGGGCGCGGCGGCGGCAGAGCGCGATCGTCGAGGACGACTACGACAGCGAGTTCCGGTTCGGCAGCCGCCCGCTGGAGCCGTTGCGGGCGATGGACCGGTACGGGCGGGTGCTCTACGTCGGGACGTTCGCCAAGAGCATGCTGCCGACCATCCGGACCGGGTTCGTGCTGACCCCGCCGGGGCTGCGGCCGGCGCTGGCCGCGGCCCGGCAGCTGGGGGACGGGCACGGGCAGGTGGCGATGCAGGCGGCGCTGGCCCGGTTCATCGACGAGGGGCAGCTGGCCCGGCACGTGCGGCGGGCTCGGCGGGAGTACGCGGCCCGGCACGCCCGTATCGTCGCGACATTAAGCAAATTTCGGCAATTGACGGTCCTGCCGTCGGCGGCCGGCCTGCACGTCACCGCCCTGTTCTCTTCTGATGTGCCGGAGAACTCGGAGACGGAGAACCTACTCCAGTACGGCGGCGACCGCCCCGGCCTGGTCCTCGGTTTCGGCGCCGTCGACCCGCTGCTGATCGACGAGGGCCTGGCCGACCTCGCGGCGCGGCTGTAG
- a CDS encoding ABC transporter ATP-binding protein produces the protein MSSRTSRDVLGRGLRVLGHAIRTEPRLFTIGTIGSSLFGLLIIANSYVVGWVIGHIVVPAFATHEVGTGELALVAAIFLGISGLRVASIFGRRLGAGYMQFRLQARYRSAVTRRYLALPPAWHQRHATGTLLSNANSDVEATWVPIAPLPFAVGTIVMLIAALISLFATDWVLGLVGATLFPSLFLLNLVYSRRMSPRQIRAQRTRAKVSAVAHESFDGALVVKTMGREADESRRFAVFVDELRDSLIAVGRLRGLFDPLMDMLPSLGTLAVLLLGAWRLETGAIGVADLVSVAFLFTVLAFPVRAIGWVVAELPRSVAGWDRVQAVLGAEGDLAYGEGALPGSGPAELRFDRVTFRYADGPAVLHDVSFTVPAGRTVALVGATGSGKSTIASLAVRLVDPESGTVGVDGVKLPDLALAALAGSAALVPQIPFVFDDTVRGNIALDRPGIDDDAVRAALALAQADRFVDGLPAGLDTAVGERGTSLSGGQRQRLTLARALAGRPRLLVLDDATSAVDPRVEAAILGALRGSDAGASILVVAYRRATIALADEVVYLERGRVAATGTHAELMATQDGYRELVTAYEKAEHQ, from the coding sequence TTGAGCAGCAGAACCAGCCGTGACGTGCTGGGACGGGGTCTGCGGGTGCTCGGCCACGCGATCCGCACGGAGCCACGACTCTTCACCATCGGCACCATCGGCAGCAGCCTGTTCGGGCTGCTGATCATCGCGAACTCCTACGTCGTCGGCTGGGTGATCGGCCACATCGTGGTGCCGGCCTTCGCCACCCACGAGGTCGGCACCGGCGAGCTGGCCCTGGTCGCGGCGATCTTCCTGGGCATCAGCGGGCTCCGGGTGGCCAGCATCTTCGGCCGCCGCCTCGGCGCCGGCTACATGCAGTTCCGGCTGCAGGCGCGCTACCGCAGCGCGGTCACCCGGCGCTACCTGGCGCTGCCGCCGGCCTGGCACCAGCGGCACGCCACCGGCACCCTGCTCTCCAACGCCAACTCGGACGTCGAGGCCACCTGGGTGCCGATCGCCCCGCTGCCGTTCGCGGTCGGCACCATCGTGATGCTGATCGCCGCGCTGATCTCGCTGTTCGCCACCGACTGGGTGCTCGGGCTGGTCGGCGCCACCCTGTTCCCCTCGCTGTTCCTGCTCAACCTGGTCTATTCGCGGCGGATGTCGCCGCGGCAGATCCGCGCCCAGCGGACCCGGGCCAAGGTGAGCGCGGTCGCGCACGAGAGCTTCGACGGCGCCCTGGTGGTCAAGACGATGGGCCGAGAGGCCGACGAGTCGCGCCGGTTCGCGGTCTTCGTCGACGAGCTGCGCGACTCGCTGATCGCGGTGGGCCGGCTGCGCGGCCTGTTCGACCCGCTGATGGACATGCTGCCCAGCCTCGGCACCCTGGCCGTGCTGCTGCTCGGCGCCTGGCGCCTGGAGACCGGCGCGATCGGGGTGGCCGACCTGGTCAGCGTCGCGTTCCTGTTCACCGTGCTGGCCTTCCCGGTGCGCGCGATCGGCTGGGTGGTCGCCGAGCTGCCGCGCAGCGTGGCCGGCTGGGACCGGGTGCAGGCGGTGCTCGGCGCCGAGGGCGATCTCGCCTACGGCGAGGGTGCGCTGCCCGGTTCCGGCCCGGCCGAGTTGCGGTTCGATCGAGTGACCTTCCGGTACGCGGACGGCCCCGCCGTGCTGCACGACGTCAGCTTCACCGTCCCGGCCGGCCGCACGGTCGCGCTGGTCGGCGCGACCGGCTCGGGCAAGTCGACGATCGCCTCGCTCGCCGTCCGGCTGGTCGACCCGGAGTCCGGCACGGTCGGCGTGGACGGGGTGAAACTGCCCGACCTGGCGCTCGCCGCGCTGGCCGGGTCGGCCGCGCTGGTCCCGCAGATCCCGTTCGTCTTCGACGACACGGTCCGCGGCAACATCGCCCTGGACCGGCCGGGCATCGACGACGACGCGGTCCGGGCGGCGCTCGCGCTGGCCCAGGCCGACCGGTTCGTCGACGGGCTGCCGGCCGGGCTGGACACCGCGGTCGGCGAGCGCGGCACCTCGCTCTCCGGCGGGCAGCGGCAGCGGCTCACCCTGGCCCGGGCGCTGGCCGGCCGGCCTCGGCTGCTGGTGCTCGACGACGCCACCAGCGCGGTCGACCCGCGGGTGGAGGCGGCCATACTGGGCGCCCTGCGCGGCTCCGACGCCGGCGCGTCGATCCTGGTGGTGGCCTACCGTCGGGCCACCATCGCGCTCGCCGACGAGGTGGTCTACCTGGAGCGCGGGCGGGTGGCGGCGACCGGCACGCACGCCGAGCTGATGGCCACCCAGGACGGTTACCGGGAGCTGGTCACGGCGTACGAGAAGGCGGAGCACCAGTGA